The window TACCATAAATTCAAgattaaatgaataaattaaaattgttaTTATTGATTGTTTTCTAgaaatctataaaataatataataaaaataagctTATTGTTGATTAATATGTCATATATATTCATGATcttttattgaatatttttttatatatatacatattgattaaaaaaaaaacacgaagttttgtgttctaaaaaaacAGTTGCTCAAACGAGCTTTTCAGGACACTATGGTTAATGCATCAATTAATAGCAATTTCAGACTTCCATCTTCGAGTCTTCTCCATGTTAATGTGTAAAATTTATAGCTTGTGCGTTTTGTAGAAATGGTGGTGAAAGAAAGTGTCCTCGATGAACCACGATAAATTGGTGCCGCTTCGAGGAGAATATCTGGTACCAATTCTTGGATAAAGGAAACTTTAATATGTTCATAATACTTAAATGAGAACTTATTTGCAGAAACTCACACAGCGCATTGGTGGGATAGGAACGCCAACACAGATGAGATAGATACGGTTGTGGATCGATCCAAATCACTTatcaaatttccccaacatAAACATTATAAACTcttgcaaaaaaaaaactctGAAATTACGTTTGTTTACTGGATTTGAACAAAAACAGCCAGAATATGAGAAGAAACAGAATATTCTTTAGCTAATCTGTCAACGAGTTCCcataaaaaaatactaaaactcgGGGCTTTGTTTTCCACACAGAAGATGACAGCTGATGAAGTGTCATAATCATAAGGAAACACCAAAGTCCAGTTCCTACTTTCTTCCTCTGTTAAGCCTCTGCAAGTGATAGTTGATGCTACCCCAAGGCTTTCTTTTATTAGCAGTCTGCAGAAAGGGAATAGAAATGGTAAGTCACTAGCAAGAAGCCCTGACATGAAGATAATTTTACTGGAGCACGAAACCAAATTCTCTGCGAAATTGCCAAGGGGAAGTTGAATAAAATGTTCACATTGCACTTACCTGAGCATCCATGCAAGCACTCAAAAGTGACTTCTGCCGAGTACATTTTTCATCATTGCCTTGGCTTAGAGCCAAACAACTAAGAAATGAAACCATCTCTCTCATACAAGGTTTTTGAAGATTGCCGAACTTCTTTGGATTAATATACAACGTACCAGCTTTCCTGCCCATTCTACCCTAATCGATGCCAAAAAGACTTAAACACAAGCAATGttatgaaaaaaagaaaaaacaaatacaTTGGACATTGGAGAACGGTGCACATTTTCATCTCATGATCAAGTAATACTTGTGCTTCACCCAACCCAAAGTAGACCATTTCCAATCTTCTACTATAGTTGTGTTACATCTCAACTAGACAAACATATACCCACAATCAAATGAACTGTAGTAGACAAACACGTACCCACAATCTTCACCCAACCCAGACATCTCAACTAGACAAACATGTACCCAACCCAAAGTAGATCATTTCCAATCTTTTACTGATGTCGTCCAACAATCAAATGAAGCCAAAGATTTCCACCAGTAGCGGACTTCATTTCTTATCATATCTAGAACTGTTTACTTAAAGAGAAAATAGCAATCCCATGACCTCCACATCAAGAGTTGAacattatcattaaaaaaacatCGAGATTTAAACTTCGTGGCAGATTTGGCCCTCCAAATCATCTACAGAGTTGCAATCAGTCGGAAGaagattaatttttcaaaaaacgaaCCTTTCAAAGTAATCTTGTGTTGTGATTGCTCCAACCCATCAATAAAGAAGCATTTAAACAGCAGGAGATTAAAATTgagaaatcaaaatatcattgtAGCTTGAGCTCGTGAAATTTTGTTATCGTGACCTTGAAACAAAGAAATGGTTGCAAATTCTCACCTTTTGGGGTTTCGAAATGGAGATCAACCTAATTGGTCGACTTGATATGAAAACAGCTCGCGAACGACGCTAGCTCGACTCCGGGGCGATCGTTTTTGGTTATCTTGGGTCGGGTAAATTTGGGCCAGGCAGAATCCTCTTGGGCCAGAGGGACATAAAGATTGGTTATTTTGGTTTTGATCCAGTTTTAGTTTGAAGTTGCAATctgattaatttgattttttctttttaaaatttagttttttttcctCCTTTAAAGATCAGAATTTATACTCTtgtacaaatttatttttgaagttttattacccaattaattatatatatatatatatatatatatatatatatatatatactgttTTATAATAGTTGAGAGACAGATAAAAACTGTTTTGACGAGAACACAAACTTTTCTTCCCAATTTaccattttatttataattaatattaactACACGTCTATCCCTTTCCATCTGTGTGCTTGAAATATTTGTGCCGTTATTTATTCCAAATCTATCCTTTTATTTACTATTAATATTAACTATCCCATGCCATTTTTGTGTTTGGAATATTTGTGCGGTTGATTCATTGCCTTTCATGATTCAAATACACAATGTTTTGGTTTCATGATATTATAATAtcgtaaatatttaatatattaacatCATATATTGATGGTTAggatataataataatacataaatacaaaaatataattccaAAGCCAACGGGCCTCGACGTTAACATCACACCGTAGCAAACTCCGAAGCTCGCATTATCACACTGCACCAATATACGTGTCAAAGACCGAGCCAATAACACGATAACACGTAATCATTCACACGGGCTCAAAAGTCGCATCTCTCGATCCTGAACGAATCAGCACTTTCTAAACTCCCAAAGGAGCCGCTGTTCGCCAACGCGACTCCGTCTGTCACTCGAAAAAACCCGAGATACGTACCCAAAAACGGATCCACAAAAGCCAACTGACCCTCCcactaaatttaaataaaaaagcaGGCCCAAAAATTTACCCCCAAAATCGAAAAGAAACCCTAACCCTAGCCGCATCCTCCAACGACCAGCACACTCAAAACAGACACGTGATAATCTTCTCCGCGACACCCCTTCTCTCTGCTGAAGCTGCAGAAGGTGAATCGAATTAGGTTAGTTTTTTTTAAGGATTTGGGGAAATTTTTTAGGGTTAGGTTCGAGGAAAATGTATTTCAGCTGCGTTCGGAACCGGCGATGGGCGAGATGACCGGTGGAGGCGGAGGCAGAGGTAGACGCCAGTGGCGTAGAAAAACGATACCCGGTGGTAGGGGCACCACCGAGACCAAGATTGATATTAATACCAATCATAACGAGTGCCCTAATTCCAATTACGAAATTACCGAAACGCCCCCGGGTTTTCCAAATATTACTAAACTGCCCCCGACGTCTACAGCTGAGCTTGATTTCTACACTCATGCTCGTAAAGCACTATCCTTTCGGCCTCCCTTCCTTTCAGACGAGTCACAGACATCTACAGCTTCAGTATCCGGTGCTAATGGTTTACCCAATGGACTGACACATTTGTTGAATAGGCATTCCGATGGTCGTAAAAGGCACAAGAAGCCGCATTCTGGCGCGGATAAAAAGTCCTCAGCCCCCAGGCGCGAAGGCATTCTTTGGACTGAGACGGATGAGTACTTTCGAGAATTGACGATTGAGGATATCGAAAGGCTGGAAGAGGTCTCAGTTGGGTTTTCTGGCAATGAAAAGTGTTTTATGATTCCGTGTTTGGATAATGATGACAGTGTTCGTCGGCGATATGATGCATTAAATGGATTGCTTATGCGGTTCCGTGATAATGATGACTCGAGTATAGCTAATGCAAATGAATTGAATAGGAATGGGATGGTTAACAAGATGTTGGTGAAAGAAAAGAACGAGCTAGACTCCATGGATGTGGATGGCGACGAGGGAGAAAATGGCAATCTACTAATCAAAGATGAACATAATGGAGAGAAGAGAGAAAACGATGAGAAAAAACTTTCTTCTTTTAGTGGTGTAGAATGGATTTTAGGatcaaagaataaaatttatttggcATCAGAGCGTCCTTCTAAGAAAAGGAAATTGCTAGGGACAGATGCAGGCTTGGAGAAGCTCCTTGTGGCACGTCCAACTGCAGAGTTAGATTATATCTGTCATTATTGTAGTTATGGTGAAAATGGTGACCCCTTGAATTGCTTAATCAAGTGTAGTTCTTGTGGGATGGTGGTACATCGGAGGTGTTATGGGGTTGAAGAAGAGGTCAATAGTTCTTGGCTGTGTTCGTGGTGTAAATGTAAGGATACTGTGGGTTTAACTTTGGAGAGGCCATGTTTGCTTTGTCCAAAACAAGGTGGTGCCCTGAAGCCTGTGTGTAAAACAGGTTTTGGGAGTGAGGATGAGAGCTCCGAGGTCAAGTTTGCTCATCTGTTTTGCTGTCAGTGGATTCCTGAGGTCTATTTGGAGAACACTAGATCGATGGAACCAATCATgaatttgaataaattaaagaaCGTGAGAAGGAAGTCGGTTTGTACTTTGTGCAAGGTTAAATGTGGTGCCTGTGTCTGGTGCAGCAACGGTATGCTTTACTGCTTTCTTATGTTACACCCTCCGTTTTCTTGTTGGACGGGAGGACAGCAAATATTTGTGATTGTGCTATGGCTTCTTAGTGCGTTCACATATTGGACAGTTGGACTGCTCCATGTTTTGTCAGTTGATTCTTGTTTTTTGTTATTAGTTCACTACTTGATCTAATAGAGAAAGCTCTGCCACGTTCCGATCTAATATTTTGTACTGAGAGTCTGAGACtgattgaaaataattaataaaatagagATTGAcattcatttttcaaaaattatatttctcctcTATTTCCCTTAATTTACCTTTCCTACAAGTAGCGCATGTTTCTTTTAGGGTAAATGGCAGCCTTTACAGTAACTTTGAATACTTATTGCTTACTGACCTTGCAAATGACTTTCTATTGTTTGTGATAGTAGCTTTTAGATGCAAAAGGTTTGGCAGTCTTGGATCCTTTAATCGCTCTCCTCTAACCTGTTTTAACGTCAGGCCTGCTGAAACAACTGGCCCACAGTTTTTTAAGAGTATGATACTTAATGTTTCAGTAAATGGTGGGTTGCGACTAAAATTTGCATCACATCTTGCAAAAGTCTGTTGGCCGTCAAGGAAAATGCAAACAAAATATCTAAAACTAGAAGGATTTGGTACATCAGTTTTAATCATGCTGTGGTAATTGTCCGTGTGTAgctgtttttcaattttaaaatggttccgtTGTAAGATCCTTTAAATAGTCTACCCTCTTTCCTCGTGTGAATGGGCTGGACACACAACATTTCTTTGTTGTTTggctaaataaaaaattcggaGTTATAAGTTTCCAGAAGCTGGCATGATCGATATAGATTGTTTTTCTGGAGATAATTCTGTTTTAGTCGTTCGAGAGAATAAAAAATTACAGCAGTGTCTCCTCTCCTGAGAAAAAATTTAACCTATATGaaggaaattaaattaaaatgctTGGTGCATCATGATCCCACTGAAAAGCTTTGGCAGCTTCATTAGTTCATTCGTGTTTGAAGCTCTTGTGTGcagtttttatatgtttaaatttgtTAGGTAGGACATGACAATGATGATCTCCATATATCTATGCTATATATTAAGAGAGAGCATTCAATAATAACTGTTTTTGGTGAAGCCTTTTTCAATATTCCGAAATTGCCCTTAGTTTACTTCTTTTTTTACACTTTTTTTGTGCAAAatcttttccaatttttttcttGCAACGATCCACAATTCATTCAACTCTTACAATCCATTTCATTTCTCATACAATATCATACAAAATAGAAAAATTCCACCGAAGATCACAATCAGTTCTATTGTTCTACAAAACtctattgaatttattttatattttgtggaCACGCGCGTGTGCTACGGTTACTAGTTGATGTTATGCTTAATTATGGAATATGAGAAACTAAAATCAAATTGTAAATCACTTCTAATGAAATACTGAACCAAATGGGTGATAAAGGTTATCTAACTCTTTTTTGAAAGAAGAATGTTGGATTCTTTCACTGTATATCTTTCTTTACGATGATCATCATTTGGTTTGTGTCATTCGTTAATTTGTATTGATACACTTGTTACTTTACtttgtatgtttaaaatttttggaacCTGGATCATGTTGGCTGGCAAACAATTGATTTGATCTAGAACTTAAGGTCTACTCGAAGCATGAAACGAGTAATTACTTGTATGgatgaatattttttaagattaaTTGCAGAAGTGGAGATATTATATTTACATATCTGTAGCATAAgcctttttttttcatatttatagaatttaC is drawn from Primulina huaijiensis isolate GDHJ02 unplaced genomic scaffold, ASM1229523v2 scaffold32597, whole genome shotgun sequence and contains these coding sequences:
- the LOC140968173 gene encoding uncharacterized protein, which encodes MGRKAGTLYINPKKFGNLQKPCMREMVSFLSCLALSQGNDEKCTRQKSLLSACMDAQTANKRKPWGSINYHLQRLNRGRK